In Mercenaria mercenaria strain notata chromosome 14, MADL_Memer_1, whole genome shotgun sequence, the following are encoded in one genomic region:
- the LOC128548584 gene encoding putative defense protein 3 isoform X1, with product MLVKYCIFAIGLISPVTSFSHGAPDFSCKDPSTFHTRRLNGTHEGIIMPEDMLIIPYTVDTDVTKYRPGQKITVTLQSSDTKSPLRGFFIQAVQAGIHLRDLRRRAFGKFENTTDDERPSVCQSFRTTETTGITHSNNKGKQRVTVTWVAPTEYNPGEIQFLATGVLDYATYWTDIRSQRLIPDGYNTPSENNISGRYTPTAAWFRWLQYLRQMQLLKQNLGIPIKASQDTNGAGHDHDHHHHHHDHHDHAHDHAHGVTNKTDAAVTPKKSEIPTTTVKQKV from the exons ATGTTGGTTAAGTATTGCATTTTCGCAATTGGCTTGATTTCACCTGTGACGTCATTCAGTCACGGCGCCCCGGATTTCTCGTGCAAGGATCCGTCAacgtttcatacaagaagattgaATGGAACACACGAAGGTATCATTATGCCAGAGGACATGTTAATAATTCCTTACACCGTTGATACAGATGTGACCAAATACCGACCAGGACAAAAAATAACAG TTACTCTACAGTCAAGTGACACAAAGAGCCCGTTACGTGGATTTTTCATACAGGCAGTTCAGGCAGGGATACATCTCCGAGATTTACGACGACGGGCGTTTGGAAAGTTTGAGAACACAACTGACGACGAACGGCCGTCGGTATGTCAATCATTCAGGACAACAGAAACAACGGGGATCACACATTCCAACAATAAGGGAAAGCAACGTGTGACAGTTACCTGGGTCGCGCCTACGGAGTACAATCCAGGAGAAATCCAATTTCT GGCGACAGGTGTGTTAGACTATGCGACATACTGGACCGATATACGGTCTCAGCGACTTATACCAGACGGTTATAACACTCCATCAG AAAACAATATAAGCGGGAGATATACACCAACTGCGGCATGGTTCCGGTGGCTACAATACCTCCGCCAGATGCAGCTACTCAAGCAGAACCTCGGTATACCAATCAAGGCATCACAGGATACTAACGGGGCGGGGCATGATCACgatcaccaccaccatcatcatgatcatCATGACCACGCCCACGACCATGCACATGGTGTTACGAATAAGACAGATGCCGCGGTGACGCCGAAAAAATCAGAGATTCCTACTACAACAGTCAAACAAAAGGTTTAA
- the LOC128548584 gene encoding putative ferric-chelate reductase 1 isoform X2 → MPEDMLIIPYTVDTDVTKYRPGQKITVTLQSSDTKSPLRGFFIQAVQAGIHLRDLRRRAFGKFENTTDDERPSVCQSFRTTETTGITHSNNKGKQRVTVTWVAPTEYNPGEIQFLATGVLDYATYWTDIRSQRLIPDGYNTPSENNISGRYTPTAAWFRWLQYLRQMQLLKQNLGIPIKASQDTNGAGHDHDHHHHHHDHHDHAHDHAHGVTNKTDAAVTPKKSEIPTTTVKQKV, encoded by the exons ATGCCAGAGGACATGTTAATAATTCCTTACACCGTTGATACAGATGTGACCAAATACCGACCAGGACAAAAAATAACAG TTACTCTACAGTCAAGTGACACAAAGAGCCCGTTACGTGGATTTTTCATACAGGCAGTTCAGGCAGGGATACATCTCCGAGATTTACGACGACGGGCGTTTGGAAAGTTTGAGAACACAACTGACGACGAACGGCCGTCGGTATGTCAATCATTCAGGACAACAGAAACAACGGGGATCACACATTCCAACAATAAGGGAAAGCAACGTGTGACAGTTACCTGGGTCGCGCCTACGGAGTACAATCCAGGAGAAATCCAATTTCT GGCGACAGGTGTGTTAGACTATGCGACATACTGGACCGATATACGGTCTCAGCGACTTATACCAGACGGTTATAACACTCCATCAG AAAACAATATAAGCGGGAGATATACACCAACTGCGGCATGGTTCCGGTGGCTACAATACCTCCGCCAGATGCAGCTACTCAAGCAGAACCTCGGTATACCAATCAAGGCATCACAGGATACTAACGGGGCGGGGCATGATCACgatcaccaccaccatcatcatgatcatCATGACCACGCCCACGACCATGCACATGGTGTTACGAATAAGACAGATGCCGCGGTGACGCCGAAAAAATCAGAGATTCCTACTACAACAGTCAAACAAAAGGTTTAA